A genomic segment from Acidimicrobiales bacterium encodes:
- the atpA gene encoding F0F1 ATP synthase subunit alpha, whose amino-acid sequence MSLSFNIESDDIAAALRKRLEGYTPQTAAAQVGRVVEVGDGIARVGGLPSAGVNELLEFEGGVMGIALNLDEESIGAVILGDAQHIEEGQVVKATGRILEIAVGDGLLGRVVDPLGNPLDGKGPIPQDIIRRVEIQAPGVVDRQPVKQALQTGIKVIDAMTPIGRGQRELIIGDRKTGKTSVAVDTIINQKGLGVKCIYVGVGQKASTVAELVATLEAAGAMEYTVVVNASASDPPPFKYLAPYSGCAMGQHWMENGESALIVYDDLSKQAEAYRAMSLLLRRPPGREAYPGDVFYLHSRLLERAARLSKELGGGSLTALPVIETKAGDISAYIPTNVISITDGQIFLDLDLFNSGVRPAMNVGTSVSRVGGSAQIKAMKSVAGGLKLDLANFRELEAFAGFGAELDKASQQLIDRGRRLVELLKQTNGQPMPVQEQVISIYAGTNGYLDDLDVADVRRFETELLADVRARGGAILDAIKGGDYPEDDIKKAVEDFKGRFVPSVTAAE is encoded by the coding sequence GTGTCCCTTTCGTTCAACATCGAATCCGACGACATCGCGGCCGCGCTGCGCAAGCGCCTCGAGGGCTACACGCCCCAGACGGCGGCGGCCCAGGTCGGCCGCGTCGTCGAGGTCGGCGACGGCATCGCCCGCGTCGGCGGCCTCCCGTCGGCCGGCGTCAACGAGCTGCTCGAGTTCGAGGGCGGCGTCATGGGCATCGCCCTCAACCTCGACGAAGAGTCGATCGGTGCCGTCATCCTCGGTGACGCGCAGCACATCGAGGAAGGCCAGGTCGTCAAGGCCACCGGCCGCATCCTCGAGATCGCCGTCGGCGACGGCCTGCTCGGCCGCGTCGTCGACCCGCTCGGCAACCCGCTCGACGGCAAGGGCCCGATCCCACAGGACATCATCCGCCGCGTCGAGATCCAGGCGCCCGGCGTCGTCGACCGCCAGCCGGTGAAGCAGGCACTGCAGACCGGCATCAAGGTCATCGACGCCATGACGCCGATCGGCCGTGGCCAGCGCGAGCTGATCATCGGCGACCGCAAGACGGGCAAGACCTCCGTCGCCGTCGACACGATCATCAACCAGAAGGGTCTCGGCGTGAAGTGCATCTACGTCGGCGTGGGCCAGAAGGCCTCCACCGTCGCCGAGCTCGTCGCCACCCTCGAAGCCGCCGGCGCCATGGAGTACACCGTCGTGGTCAACGCTTCGGCGTCGGACCCGCCCCCGTTCAAGTACCTCGCTCCGTACTCGGGCTGCGCCATGGGCCAGCACTGGATGGAGAACGGCGAGTCGGCGCTCATCGTCTACGACGACCTGTCCAAGCAGGCCGAGGCCTACCGCGCCATGTCGCTGCTGCTGCGCCGCCCGCCGGGCCGCGAGGCGTACCCGGGCGACGTCTTCTACCTCCACAGCCGCCTGCTCGAGCGTGCGGCCCGCCTGTCCAAGGAACTCGGCGGCGGTTCGCTCACGGCCCTGCCCGTCATCGAGACCAAGGCCGGCGACATCTCGGCCTACATCCCGACCAACGTGATCTCGATCACCGACGGCCAGATCTTCTTGGACCTCGACCTGTTCAACTCGGGCGTGCGCCCGGCGATGAACGTGGGCACCTCGGTGTCCCGAGTCGGCGGATCGGCGCAGATCAAGGCGATGAAGTCGGTCGCCGGTGGTCTCAAGCTCGACCTCGCCAACTTCCGTGAGCTCGAAGCTTTCGCCGGCTTCGGCGCCGAGTTGGACAAGGCCAGCCAGCAGCTGATCGACCGCGGCCGTCGCCTCGTCGAGTTGCTGAAGCAGACCAACGGCCAGCCCATGCCGGTGCAGGAGCAGGTCATCTCGATCTACGCCGGTACCAACGGCTATCTCGACGACCTCGACGTCGCCGACGTCCGTCGCTTCGAGACCGAACTGCTCGCCGACGTGCGCGCCCGCGGCGGCGCCATCCTCGACGCCATCAAGGGCGGCGACTACCCCGAAGACGACATCAAAAAGGCGGTCGAAGACTTCAAGGGTCGCTTCGTGCCGTCGGTCACCGCGGCGGAGTAA
- a CDS encoding F0F1 ATP synthase subunit gamma, with protein sequence MAGGQERVLRRRIKSVESSKKITRAMELIAASRIHKAQQRVAAARPYSEQITAVIRNLASAGAGGGHPLLTPREDVRTVAFVVLAGDRGLAGGFNSGTLRQAENALREQIAQGRDYVLILVGKKARDYFRFRGYTIAASFTGFVDNPSYEHAREVAAEIRSRFDAGEIDRVELVYTQFLSVGTQRVVTRQLMPIEIETVVEAPAGPKADYEYEPEPDGILDNLLPRYAEARLFAALLDSTASFFAAQQRAMKSATDNAEELIRVLSRQMNRARQESITTEILEIVGGAEALAQAATDESDYLIDHTFAQDPFAQHH encoded by the coding sequence ATGGCTGGTGGGCAGGAGCGGGTACTCCGCAGGCGAATCAAGAGCGTGGAGTCTTCGAAGAAGATCACGCGCGCCATGGAGCTCATCGCTGCCAGCCGGATTCACAAGGCGCAGCAGCGAGTGGCGGCGGCTCGTCCCTACAGCGAGCAGATCACGGCCGTGATCCGTAACCTCGCGTCTGCGGGCGCGGGCGGCGGCCATCCGCTGCTCACGCCGCGTGAAGACGTGCGCACCGTCGCCTTCGTCGTCCTCGCCGGCGACCGCGGTCTCGCCGGTGGTTTCAACTCCGGCACGCTGCGCCAAGCGGAGAACGCCCTGCGCGAGCAGATCGCGCAGGGTCGCGACTACGTCCTGATCCTCGTAGGCAAGAAGGCGCGGGACTACTTCCGCTTCCGCGGCTACACGATCGCGGCCAGCTTCACCGGCTTCGTCGACAACCCGTCCTACGAGCACGCGCGTGAAGTGGCAGCGGAGATCCGCAGCCGCTTCGACGCCGGTGAGATCGACCGCGTCGAGCTCGTCTACACGCAGTTCCTCTCCGTCGGCACCCAGCGCGTCGTGACGCGCCAGCTCATGCCCATCGAGATCGAGACCGTCGTCGAGGCGCCCGCGGGCCCCAAGGCCGACTACGAGTACGAGCCTGAGCCCGACGGCATCCTCGACAACCTGCTGCCGCGCTACGCCGAGGCCCGCCTCTTCGCCGCGCTGCTGGACTCGACCGCCTCGTTCTTCGCTGCTCAGCAGCGAGCGATGAAATCCGCCACCGACAACGCGGAGGAACTGATCCGCGTGCTGTCGCGCCAGATGAACCGCGCCCGCCAGGAATCGATCACCACCGAGATCCTCGAGATCGTCGGCGGTGCCGAAGCCCTGGCGCAGGCCGCCACCGATGAGTCGGACTATCTCATCGACCACACGTTTGCCCAAGACCCGTTCGCGCAGCATCACTAG
- the glpX gene encoding class II fructose-bisphosphatase, producing the protein MELVRVTEAAALAASRFMGRGDKNGADGAAVDAMRIVLDTVSMDGIVVIGEGEKDEAPMLYNGEHIGDGSPPQTDIAVDPIDGTTLTSLGRGNAIAVIAVSERGTMFNPGPCVYMDKIAVGPEAKGAIDIEAPIAHNLAAVAKAKGENVRDVTAVILDRDRHAELIAEVRAAGARIRLISDGDVAGAISTAWPDSGADILLGIGGTPEGVITAAALKCMGGEILGKLWPRNDDERTAALDAGYDLDAVLTTDDLVGGDNCFFAATGITDGELLRGVHYNLNGASTQSLVMRSKSGTVRLVTAQHRLTKLAEYSSVQFS; encoded by the coding sequence ATGGAACTCGTCCGCGTGACCGAAGCAGCGGCGCTGGCGGCGTCACGCTTCATGGGACGCGGCGACAAGAACGGGGCGGACGGCGCGGCCGTCGACGCCATGCGCATCGTGCTCGACACCGTGTCGATGGACGGCATCGTCGTCATCGGCGAAGGCGAGAAGGACGAAGCGCCGATGCTCTACAACGGCGAGCACATCGGCGACGGCTCCCCACCGCAGACCGACATCGCCGTCGACCCCATCGACGGCACCACGCTCACCTCGCTCGGCCGCGGCAACGCCATCGCGGTGATCGCGGTGTCAGAGCGCGGAACGATGTTCAACCCGGGTCCGTGCGTGTACATGGACAAGATCGCCGTGGGGCCCGAAGCCAAGGGCGCCATCGACATCGAAGCGCCGATCGCCCACAACCTCGCGGCCGTCGCCAAGGCCAAGGGCGAGAACGTACGCGACGTCACCGCCGTCATTCTCGACCGCGACCGCCACGCGGAGCTCATCGCGGAGGTGCGCGCCGCCGGCGCCCGCATCCGCCTCATCAGCGACGGCGACGTCGCCGGCGCCATCTCGACCGCCTGGCCCGATTCGGGCGCCGACATCCTCCTCGGTATCGGCGGCACACCCGAAGGCGTCATCACCGCGGCGGCCCTCAAGTGCATGGGCGGCGAGATCCTCGGCAAGCTCTGGCCCCGCAACGACGACGAGCGCACCGCGGCGCTCGACGCCGGCTACGACCTCGACGCCGTGCTCACCACCGACGACCTTGTCGGCGGCGACAACTGCTTCTTCGCCGCCACCGGCATCACCGACGGCGAACTGCTCCGGGGCGTGCACTACAACCTCAACGGCGCGTCGACCCAGAGCCTCGTGATGCGCTCGAAGTCGGGCACCGTGCGCCTGGTGACCGCCCAGCACCGCCTGACCAAGCTCGCCGAATACTCGTCGGTGCAGTTCAGCTAA
- the atpH gene encoding ATP synthase F1 subunit delta has translation MSARAEGYADAFYAVANAEDAVAAVEDELHAVARTLESNDALRTTLTDQAIPADLRQGIVEDLLGSRAHPVTTSLVSFVVGAGRGRELPAIIDAFIAKAADSRAEAVAEVRSATPLDDDQKARLAAALGKETGKKITVKVTVDPTVLGGIVAQVGDTVIDGTVRRRLDQLKESV, from the coding sequence ATGAGTGCACGAGCTGAGGGTTACGCGGACGCGTTCTACGCGGTCGCCAACGCCGAAGATGCAGTCGCGGCCGTCGAGGACGAGTTGCACGCCGTGGCGCGCACGCTCGAGTCCAACGACGCGTTGCGTACGACGCTGACCGACCAAGCGATCCCCGCCGATCTGCGGCAGGGCATCGTCGAGGATCTCCTCGGCTCGCGTGCTCACCCCGTCACGACGTCGCTGGTCAGCTTTGTGGTGGGAGCTGGCCGCGGTCGTGAACTCCCGGCGATCATCGACGCCTTCATCGCCAAGGCCGCCGACTCGCGGGCCGAGGCGGTTGCCGAGGTTCGCTCGGCCACGCCGCTCGACGACGACCAGAAGGCGCGTCTCGCCGCGGCGCTCGGTAAAGAGACCGGCAAGAAGATCACCGTCAAGGTCACGGTCGACCCGACCGTGCTCGGCGGCATCGTCGCCCAGGTGGGCGACACGGTCATCGACGGCACCGTGCGTCGCCGTCTCGATCAACTCAAGGAAAGCGTGTAG
- the atpF gene encoding F0F1 ATP synthase subunit B, which translates to MRIRHLLAAVGIAAGSLLVVAHPASAKPAGEPEEHCIKLLEDGKSVDDCQKSPNPLLPDTNELLWGGGAFLVVLAVLSKLAFPAIKKGMNDRTERIRGEIDEADRLKAEAASTLAQYQASVADAKAEAARIVDEARTAAEAVRADIIARAEAEANEVKAKGREDVEAGKARAIQELQAQVGDLTIALAEKVVERSLDDATNRQLIDNYINNLGNS; encoded by the coding sequence ATGCGCATTCGTCACCTGCTCGCAGCTGTGGGCATCGCGGCCGGATCGCTGCTCGTCGTCGCCCACCCGGCCTCGGCCAAGCCCGCCGGTGAGCCCGAAGAGCACTGCATCAAGCTGCTCGAAGACGGCAAGTCCGTCGACGACTGCCAGAAGTCGCCCAACCCGTTGCTGCCTGACACCAACGAGTTGCTGTGGGGCGGCGGTGCGTTCCTCGTGGTGTTGGCCGTGCTCAGCAAGCTCGCGTTCCCCGCGATCAAGAAGGGCATGAACGACCGCACGGAACGCATTCGTGGCGAGATCGACGAGGCCGACCGTCTCAAGGCCGAGGCCGCCTCGACCCTGGCGCAGTACCAGGCGTCGGTGGCCGATGCCAAGGCCGAAGCGGCGCGCATCGTCGACGAAGCCCGCACGGCGGCCGAAGCCGTCCGCGCCGACATCATCGCCCGCGCCGAAGCCGAGGCCAACGAGGTCAAGGCCAAGGGCCGCGAGGACGTCGAAGCCGGCAAGGCCCGCGCCATCCAGGAACTGCAGGCGCAGGTCGGCGACCTCACCATTGCCCTGGCGGAGAAGGTGGTCGAGCGCAGTCTCGACGACGCCACCAACCGCCAGCTGATCGACAACTACATCAACAACCTCGGGAATTCCTAA
- the atpE gene encoding ATP synthase F0 subunit C: MLLHLTLLHAMHFLGAQDAGELVKGLTAIGRGIAYGGAAIGPGIGIGIVVGNAITAMSRQPESAGQVQTTMFLGIAFTEALALFGFVLAFIVSG, encoded by the coding sequence GTGCTACTGCACCTCACCCTGCTTCACGCCATGCACTTCCTTGGCGCGCAAGACGCCGGCGAGCTCGTCAAGGGCTTGACCGCTATCGGCCGAGGCATTGCCTACGGTGGCGCCGCCATCGGCCCGGGCATCGGCATCGGTATCGTCGTCGGTAACGCGATTACCGCGATGTCGCGCCAGCCGGAGTCCGCTGGCCAGGTCCAGACGACGATGTTCCTCGGCATCGCCTTCACCGAAGCGCTCGCGCTCTTCGGCTTCGTGCTCGCCTTCATCGTCTCGGGTTAA
- a CDS encoding GNAT family N-acetyltransferase, protein MPRRRLGVALLIPRNLAPEIDGIRRALGTATVGQVPPHVTLVPPTNVHEEDIDDAVALARAAAADVAPLDVVVGPLETFYPVTPVLYLRVSGPGLAGIVALRDALDAGPFAQELTHPFVPHVTLHDDAGDDVIRGAQASIDHFIEPVRFDAVTILEQDDDDKVWRPIADAPLGESPTTRTIGASPVSFAVTRYPTHAGATMGRYRSLSVEALVDGRVLGLAHGHYARDGVAWLDELVVIAETRGTGIGAQLARAFVDAARDHQATEVRAARGATIAGFLVRLGFTVDPADEFSLVL, encoded by the coding sequence GTGCCGCGCCGTCGGCTTGGTGTCGCCCTCCTCATTCCGCGCAATCTCGCGCCTGAGATCGACGGGATCCGCCGCGCCCTCGGCACCGCCACCGTCGGGCAGGTGCCGCCCCACGTCACCCTCGTGCCACCGACGAACGTGCACGAGGAAGACATCGACGACGCCGTCGCGCTGGCGCGCGCCGCGGCCGCCGACGTGGCGCCCCTCGACGTCGTGGTCGGACCGCTCGAGACGTTCTATCCCGTCACCCCGGTGCTGTACTTGCGCGTCTCGGGACCGGGACTCGCTGGCATCGTGGCGCTGCGTGACGCCCTCGACGCCGGTCCGTTCGCGCAGGAACTCACCCATCCCTTCGTCCCACACGTCACGCTGCACGACGACGCCGGTGACGACGTGATCCGCGGCGCCCAGGCCTCGATCGACCACTTCATCGAGCCGGTGCGCTTCGACGCCGTGACGATCCTCGAGCAGGACGACGACGACAAGGTGTGGCGCCCGATCGCCGACGCACCGCTGGGGGAGTCGCCCACCACGCGCACAATCGGCGCGTCGCCGGTGTCGTTCGCGGTGACGCGCTACCCGACCCACGCCGGCGCGACGATGGGTCGCTACCGGTCGCTGTCGGTCGAGGCGTTGGTCGACGGCCGTGTTCTCGGACTGGCACACGGCCACTACGCCCGCGACGGCGTCGCCTGGCTCGACGAGCTCGTCGTCATCGCCGAGACGCGGGGGACCGGCATCGGCGCCCAGCTGGCGCGCGCCTTCGTCGACGCCGCCCGCGACCACCAGGCGACCGAAGTGCGCGCCGCGCGCGGCGCGACGATCGCGGGATTCCTCGTGCGGCTGGGCTTCACCGTCGACCCGGCCGATGAGTTTTCGCTGGTGCTGTAG
- the atpD gene encoding F0F1 ATP synthase subunit beta gives MTLTADNATELKEGRIVAIVGPVVDVEFPPDGLPELHTALEFEVYVDGQPSTIVAEVAQHIGDSRVRAICMRPTDGLVRGAVVRNTGRGITVPVGNGTLGHVFNVIGTPLDARGAEVPGLDERWEIHRPAPNFADLDSATKMFETGLKVVDLLEPYRQGGKIGLFGGAGVGKTVMIQEMIIRVARQHGGVSVFAGVGERTREGNDLWLEMEESGVLKNTALVYGQMDEPPGVRFRVALSALTMAEYFRDVQGQDVLLFIDNIFRFTQAGTEVSTLLGRMPSSVGYSPTLADEMGELQERITSVKGKSITSLQAVYVPADDYTDPAPFTAFTHFDATTNLDRGVFAKGIFPAVDPLASTSNILQPGVVGDVHYNVARRTIQVLQRYKELQDIIAILGIDELTEEDKVLVSRARKIEKFLGQPMYAGEPFTQIPGTNVPVAETVEAFGKLLDGEFDDLPEQAFFNVGGIDDLLKKAEQLKAVG, from the coding sequence ATGACTCTCACCGCTGACAACGCCACCGAGCTGAAGGAAGGGCGCATCGTCGCCATCGTCGGCCCGGTCGTCGACGTCGAGTTCCCGCCGGACGGCCTGCCCGAACTGCACACCGCGCTCGAGTTCGAGGTGTACGTCGACGGCCAGCCTTCGACGATCGTCGCCGAAGTGGCCCAGCACATCGGCGACAGCCGCGTGCGCGCCATCTGCATGCGCCCGACGGACGGCCTCGTCCGCGGCGCCGTCGTGCGCAATACCGGCCGGGGCATCACCGTGCCGGTGGGCAACGGCACGCTCGGCCACGTCTTCAACGTGATCGGTACACCGCTGGACGCCCGCGGCGCCGAGGTGCCCGGCCTCGACGAGCGCTGGGAGATCCACCGCCCGGCGCCGAACTTCGCCGACCTCGACTCGGCCACCAAGATGTTCGAGACGGGCCTCAAGGTCGTCGACCTCCTCGAGCCCTACCGCCAGGGCGGCAAGATCGGCCTCTTCGGTGGGGCCGGCGTGGGCAAGACCGTGATGATCCAGGAGATGATCATCCGAGTCGCCCGCCAGCACGGTGGTGTGTCGGTGTTCGCCGGCGTCGGCGAGCGCACCCGTGAGGGCAACGACCTGTGGCTGGAAATGGAAGAGTCCGGCGTTCTCAAGAACACCGCGCTCGTCTACGGCCAGATGGACGAGCCGCCCGGCGTGCGCTTCCGCGTCGCCCTCTCGGCGCTGACGATGGCGGAGTACTTCCGCGACGTGCAGGGCCAGGACGTGCTGCTGTTCATCGACAACATCTTCCGCTTCACCCAGGCCGGCACCGAGGTGTCGACCCTGCTCGGTCGTATGCCGAGCTCGGTGGGTTACTCGCCGACGCTGGCCGACGAGATGGGCGAACTGCAGGAACGCATCACCTCGGTCAAGGGCAAGTCGATCACCTCGCTGCAGGCCGTGTACGTGCCCGCCGACGACTACACCGACCCGGCGCCGTTCACCGCCTTCACCCACTTCGACGCCACCACCAACCTCGACCGCGGCGTGTTCGCCAAGGGCATCTTCCCTGCCGTCGACCCGCTGGCGTCGACGTCGAACATCCTCCAGCCCGGCGTGGTCGGCGACGTGCACTACAACGTCGCCCGCCGCACGATCCAGGTGCTGCAGCGCTACAAGGAACTCCAGGACATCATCGCCATCCTCGGCATCGACGAACTCACCGAAGAGGACAAGGTCCTCGTGTCCCGGGCCCGCAAGATCGAGAAGTTCCTCGGCCAGCCCATGTACGCCGGTGAGCCCTTCACCCAGATCCCCGGTACCAACGTGCCGGTGGCCGAGACGGTCGAAGCCTTCGGCAAGCTGCTCGACGGCGAGTTCGACGACCTGCCCGAGCAGGCGTTCTTCAATGTCGGCGGCATCGACGACCTGCTGAAGAAGGCCGAGCAGCTCAAGGCGGTCGGCTAA
- a CDS encoding methylmalonyl-CoA mutase family protein codes for MTRRDDWQKAFDASPQRAVLAETMSGVPIDAIYGPDDGEFPGQYPFTRGPYASMYRSKLWTMRMFAGFGTPEDTNARFKEILRAGGSGLSTAFDMPTLMGRDSDDPRSEGEVGKGGVAVDTIADMADLFADIDLAQVSTSMTINCAAPILLAMYVAVAEQHGTPRAALSGTLQNDMLKEYQAQKEYYFPPRPSMRLVTDTIRFTAAKMPRWHPVSVSGYHIREAGSTAAQELGFTLANGFAYVESAMNAGLDVDDFAPRLSFFFNAHNDFFEEIGKYRAARRIWARWLKERYGAKNERSMQLRFHTQTAGVSLTAQQAEVNIARVAIQALAGVLGGTQSLHTDSFDEALALPTEKAARIALRTQQVIAHETGAALVGDPLGGSHYVEWMTDEMERRAEEIFAHLDDVGGGSILEGCFQCIDNGWFMSEIAEASWQLERKTNSGERVVVGVNAFTDGDEGRPPILSVSGEAEDLQRKRLAEVRQSRDDAAVRTALAAVKAAAEEPTTNTMPTILDAVKVSATEGEIMHTLAEVFGRYQEIAVL; via the coding sequence ATGACGCGACGAGATGACTGGCAGAAGGCGTTCGACGCGTCACCACAACGCGCCGTCCTCGCCGAGACGATGAGCGGCGTGCCCATCGACGCGATCTACGGGCCTGACGACGGCGAGTTCCCCGGGCAGTACCCCTTCACCCGCGGCCCGTACGCGTCGATGTACCGCTCGAAGCTCTGGACGATGCGCATGTTCGCCGGCTTCGGCACGCCGGAGGACACCAACGCTCGCTTCAAGGAGATCCTGCGCGCCGGCGGCAGCGGCCTGTCCACCGCGTTCGACATGCCCACGTTGATGGGCCGCGACTCGGATGATCCGCGCAGCGAGGGCGAGGTCGGCAAGGGCGGCGTCGCCGTCGACACGATCGCCGATATGGCCGACCTGTTTGCCGACATCGACCTCGCGCAGGTGTCGACGTCGATGACGATCAACTGCGCGGCGCCGATCCTGCTGGCCATGTACGTCGCCGTCGCCGAGCAACACGGCACCCCGCGCGCCGCGCTGAGCGGCACGCTCCAGAACGACATGCTCAAGGAGTACCAAGCGCAGAAGGAGTACTACTTCCCGCCGCGCCCCTCGATGCGCCTGGTCACCGACACGATCCGGTTCACCGCGGCGAAGATGCCGCGCTGGCACCCGGTGTCGGTGTCGGGCTACCACATCCGCGAAGCAGGCTCGACGGCCGCGCAGGAGCTCGGCTTCACGCTGGCCAACGGCTTCGCCTACGTCGAGTCCGCGATGAACGCCGGCCTCGACGTCGACGACTTCGCCCCGCGCCTGTCGTTCTTCTTCAACGCCCACAACGACTTCTTCGAGGAGATCGGCAAGTACCGCGCGGCGCGCCGGATCTGGGCGCGATGGTTGAAAGAGCGCTACGGCGCCAAGAACGAACGGTCAATGCAGCTCCGCTTCCACACCCAGACAGCCGGCGTCTCGCTGACGGCGCAACAGGCCGAGGTCAACATCGCCCGCGTCGCCATCCAGGCGCTCGCCGGCGTGCTCGGTGGCACGCAGAGCCTGCACACCGACTCCTTCGACGAAGCGCTGGCGTTGCCGACGGAAAAGGCGGCGCGTATCGCCTTGCGCACCCAGCAGGTAATCGCCCACGAGACCGGCGCGGCGCTGGTGGGTGACCCGCTCGGCGGCTCGCACTACGTCGAGTGGATGACCGACGAGATGGAGCGGCGGGCCGAGGAGATCTTCGCCCACCTCGACGACGTCGGCGGCGGCTCGATCCTCGAAGGCTGCTTCCAGTGCATCGACAACGGCTGGTTCATGAGCGAGATCGCCGAAGCGTCCTGGCAGCTCGAGCGCAAGACGAACTCGGGTGAGCGCGTCGTCGTCGGCGTCAACGCATTCACCGACGGCGACGAAGGCCGCCCGCCAATCCTGTCGGTGTCAGGCGAAGCCGAAGACCTGCAACGCAAGCGCCTCGCCGAGGTGCGCCAGTCACGGGACGACGCAGCGGTACGTACTGCCCTGGCGGCGGTGAAGGCGGCGGCCGAGGAGCCGACCACCAACACGATGCCGACGATCCTCGACGCGGTGAAGGTGAGCGCGACCGAGGGCGAGATCATGCACACCCTGGCCGAAGTTTTCGGCCGTTATCAGGAGATCGCAGTCCTGTGA
- a CDS encoding L,D-transpeptidase — translation MSRGAAAALAVIAIVAGVAGALVGTPWNDKKANSAIGPAVATTVPPQDPNLSIVATAIPKSIDVFSAPNGPKKTSLANPNENGAPLTFLERDEQPGWVHVLLPVRPNGSDGWVRASDVTLTSHYYKIVVELAAHRVIVSDHGKVFLDTPAGIGKAETQTPVGLYYTKELLQPPNPNTVYGHYVYGLSGFSNVIFHFEGGEGVIGIHGTNDPSGLGKDVSHGCIRISNDAIEMLAKKLPLGVPVEIRQ, via the coding sequence ATGAGCAGGGGAGCAGCGGCCGCGCTTGCGGTCATCGCGATCGTCGCCGGCGTCGCCGGCGCGCTCGTCGGCACGCCGTGGAACGACAAGAAGGCGAACAGCGCCATCGGCCCGGCGGTCGCCACGACGGTGCCGCCCCAGGATCCCAACCTCTCGATCGTCGCCACCGCCATCCCGAAGTCGATCGACGTGTTCAGCGCGCCCAACGGTCCCAAGAAGACGTCGCTGGCCAACCCCAACGAGAACGGCGCGCCCCTCACCTTCCTCGAGCGCGACGAGCAGCCCGGGTGGGTGCACGTGCTGCTACCGGTACGACCGAACGGCTCGGACGGCTGGGTACGCGCCAGCGACGTGACCCTCACCAGCCACTACTACAAGATCGTCGTCGAACTCGCGGCGCACCGGGTCATCGTCAGCGACCACGGCAAGGTCTTCCTCGACACGCCTGCCGGCATCGGCAAGGCCGAGACGCAGACGCCCGTCGGCCTCTACTACACCAAGGAACTGCTCCAGCCGCCCAACCCCAACACCGTCTACGGGCACTACGTGTACGGGCTGTCGGGCTTCTCCAACGTCATCTTCCATTTCGAGGGCGGCGAGGGCGTGATCGGCATCCACGGCACCAACGACCCATCGGGTTTGGGCAAGGACGTGAGCCACGGCTGCATCCGCATCTCCAACGACGCCATCGAAATGCTGGCGAAGAAACTGCCCCTTGGCGTCCCCGTCGAGATCCGACAGTAG
- the atpC gene encoding ATP synthase F1 subunit epsilon, with protein sequence MQVEVVSPERILFSGEADMVVCRAEGGDIAFLTGHAPFIGTLGIGIVKVNLTGGGTEHIAVHGGFVEVRDNHVIILSDVAELVDHIDVERARRAKEAAEAKMRAGHDGEAEAALRRAEVRIELASLGK encoded by the coding sequence ATGCAGGTCGAGGTCGTCTCGCCCGAGCGCATTCTGTTCTCGGGTGAAGCCGACATGGTCGTGTGCCGGGCCGAGGGAGGCGACATCGCCTTCCTCACCGGCCACGCGCCCTTCATCGGCACGCTCGGCATCGGCATCGTGAAGGTCAACCTGACCGGTGGCGGCACCGAGCACATCGCGGTGCACGGTGGCTTCGTCGAGGTGCGCGACAACCACGTGATCATCCTGTCGGACGTCGCCGAACTCGTCGACCACATCGACGTCGAGCGCGCCCGTCGCGCCAAGGAAGCGGCCGAGGCGAAGATGCGCGCGGGCCACGATGGCGAAGCCGAAGCCGCGTTGCGCCGCGCCGAAGTGCGCATCGAACTCGCCTCGCTCGGTAAGTAG
- a CDS encoding alpha/beta family hydrolase, translated as MTKPKALLLTPGASATRNQPALVAIDDALTPRGIVVERMDFPNPRAKAPVLIQAVRDGAAALATRANVRPTSVALGGRSMGGRMCSMAVAEGLPAAALVLISYPLHPPGKPDQLRIQHFPAIEVPCLFVSGTRDAFGTPDELEKATKAIKGAVTHIWIDGGDHGLRDKDEQVVEAVGSWLLLSSPK; from the coding sequence GTGACGAAGCCCAAGGCGCTGCTGCTCACGCCGGGCGCCAGCGCGACCCGCAATCAGCCCGCCCTCGTCGCCATCGACGACGCCCTGACGCCGCGGGGCATCGTCGTCGAGCGCATGGACTTTCCGAACCCGCGGGCCAAGGCGCCGGTGCTCATCCAGGCGGTACGTGACGGGGCGGCAGCGCTCGCCACGCGGGCCAACGTGCGCCCGACGTCGGTGGCGCTCGGCGGCCGCTCGATGGGCGGGCGCATGTGTTCGATGGCCGTCGCCGAGGGCCTGCCGGCCGCCGCGCTGGTGCTCATTAGCTATCCGCTGCACCCGCCGGGCAAACCGGACCAACTGCGTATTCAACACTTTCCGGCGATCGAGGTTCCTTGTCTGTTCGTTTCGGGTACACGCGATGCGTTCGGTACGCCGGACGAGCTGGAGAAAGCAACAAAAGCTATTAAAGGCGCCGTTACCCATATATGGATTGACGGCGGCGACCACGGCTTGCGAGACAAGGACGAACAGGTCGTCGAAGCCGTAGGGTCTTGGCTTTTGTTGAGTTCCCCTAAGTAG